ttccttttcaCGGTGTGCCCTTCGTGATATTTTAGTGGCCTCGTCGCGGCGCGTATCTACCTTAATATCTGAAATTCTGAACGCGCACCCACACCATCGAGAAAGACGCGAGACggagacacacacacacacacacactctctctctttctctcatcgTTTCTTTCTACATCTTTCTCTCACGACTGATAGTACGCCAGAATGCACGCGTGTGTTCACGCGCGTGTGCGTACGTCTTCGGCTCCGGACAATCTCGGCGCAGCATCGTCCGCCGATGTATCATCTTACTCGGTGCTAAAGGCGATGACTTTATCACCGATCCGGGCAATCATTCACCTAAGCTGACTCTTTTCTCCGTTAAAGCTGTCCTCGTCCCCCCTCGTATCCTCTTAGTTCAATTCTACCCTTGCCGTATCCacggaaggagagaaagagaaagagagaagcgtTGACGTAATGTATAGTAAACGCGCCTCGCGTGTTCTCTCCTCGCTATGCATAACGAATCATCGAGAAAGAAATGGCAGAATTAATTATCGTTCGGCGCGAAGTAACAAGAATACCGCTTCCTCCTCGCGGTATGTCGATATCATCGATatcgcgataaaaaatttttctataattgcTAGTTAAAATTTGCTTTATTACGCGGACCACACTGTGTGCCCCAGTAAAACAGTACGTGGATCCACGTTATTGCTACGTGGATTCGACATGAATTCGACGAAATTACGTGATTCGACGTGGATGTGACGTTCCTGTTTTATTGGGGTGTGTGACGCAAGCAAAAATATGATACctataatatcttatttttaatcaataaaataccCGAATGAAAATTGATGTTAAATATATGCAACAAGCGCGAGACGGCGTACAATGGAAAGAAGTCATTCCGTTAATCGCGGCGTTTCTGCGATGCCGCCGAGGCAAGCAACGATGCGAATGATCACCATCGGAAATCTAGACGAAATATGTCAGGCGATAAATGCCCGCGCGTCGAATCAAGGGGCGCAGTAAACATGCTTTGCGCGATTGGCGGCCGCTGTAATCGCGGCAATTGGAACCACGGCTCCTCGACAGTGATCATGTCAGCGTGAGGAGGGTTTCACGAGGTGGTCCGCGTCGTTGAGGACACGACCCACGGGCGATGAGGCGTTCTCGAGTAGGTGTTCCAGGATCGTAAACGTCCGGCTACGAGCGCGACTCGATAAAACCGTCGGAAACGTTGCGTGCACGCACCTAACGTGTAAGTACCTGTGCGAGAGCACCGTAGGAGGCGCGGAAACTCTTTCGAAATGCCGTCCCCGACGAACATACCTACCCGCGACAAGTAAATCCGAGCGAGTGAATATACAAGTCCGCCCGCGGATCCGCGACGCCTAAATTAGTAGAACCGAGGAAATCGAGTTCGCCGAGTGTCCGTTGGTTATTCGAATTTCGTTATTGAGAGAtatcaatcaaattatatctatgGAAATCTTTGCgcgattttataaatcatagTAAATAATTCTCTCAAAAAAGAAcgatgaaaattatttgatctCGAGCCGCCTCTCtttcgtatttattataaaaatcccTCAATTACTCATTAATCATATGTAATATTCTGTACGCTCGCACTTCTCTCGCGGAGATCGCAGCTCTGAAAAATCTATTCGAGGCTTGATATACGATCGGGAGGTCGTTGCATACTCGGCTGCAACTCGAGGAGTCCTCGCATACCGTAATGCCGCCACAGATCATAAGCGGAGACTTTAATGTCAACGGGGGAAAGGCAGGAGCTGCTTTGCGAGCTGACGCGAAGAGATACACTTATAAGAGGATTTATGCACAAGTGTTTCTCGCGCCGCTTGGGCAAGAGAGATTCCGACAAGAAGATCATTGGGGGCATAAAGATTAGCTGTATATTCATCCCTATTAATAACGCGCATTAGGACGAATTAATCAACTGCCGGTGCTTTCGCATTAtctttttcatgaattttcgCAACTCGTGTCAAATTCTCGTGAGAAGCTGATCTCAAAACCGTCGCGTTGTGGACGAACAATtgaatttatacatacaagagcgaaacaaagagaaataattttttcgtagTCTGATTATTGTtgtcgattaatattaatatattatccaCGTTGTTAATAAATTCGTCTACCTTTTATCGAGCACGTTTTCGATGCGTTAAACGTTCGATTACCGGCAAAGATAAATGTACGATAAATGTACCACGGATACGATACACCGCCGACAAATTTCGAGAGTAGCTATACGGGCTATCGAGGATCGATCTTTCGCACCTCGACCCGATCGCAATGAATGCAAGGATTCCGGAAAGACGTTGAACGTGCTCCGTGTCGCGCCCACCCACGAACTCCCATAAGTATCGCGCGAAGTACGGCTGGGCACGCACCATAAATCGGGATTTTATCCCGGAGCTGCCGGACTCGTGGCACGACCGCAATTGCGTAACACTAAATTAGATCCTGAATTCGATTCCGGACAACAACCGCGATTGCAGGGTCCCAAGGTCGATCCTCGACCGCAACAAAATCGAATTTGCACTCGCAGGAGCATTGACGCCGATTGCGGTTGGaacgattataattacataagatataattttaaagatttgaaGGAACGACGAAATGTTTACTAAAGTAATGTCCCTCTCCTTGCAGGAGTCGCGTGGGGTCGCCGACGATGTCAGCGACTGTCGCCGGCAACCAGCAGCAACATCACCCTCATCAGGAATGGGACATAAACGATTCGAACGTTCCGAGGGTAAGTTCCCCTCTCGCGCCTCGCACTCGAGATGAATCCGACGAATTTTCGGCCcaaaatacctattttttccaatataaGACGTCTACAAATTCTCTCCCAATAAAATTCAATGAAATCGCGTCCCTGcgagcgccgcgccgcgatctCGAAAATAGAGATTTTGCTTCAGGTAGTGGAATACGATCCCTGGTGCGAATGGGCGGACGGACACGTGAGGAGAGTCTACGGGCCGGATTGCGAGGAAGCGAGGAGGCACGCCTCCGGTTGGGCGATGAGAAACACCAACAATCACAACGTGAGCATTTTGAAGAAGAGTTGCCTGGGCGTTCTGGTGTGCTCGCAGGAGTGCGTACTGCCCGGCGGTGGAAGGGTTCACCTCCGACCGGCGATCTGCGATAAGGTGAGCGAAGCGCATAACGGAACGATAAACATAAATCTCGGCccgataataaatgtaaattgcgGCTCGCGCGATAATCGCACGCGTTCGCCGGCATTCTTGTCGCGACGCAAAATTCCGTCGCCGCGTCCGCGTCGTTCGCTTACCTTGCGACGCGTCACATCTCGTGGATAATCGAGGGAGtatttcaaagttttatttagttGAGCTATTCTGTAATTAAATCTCTAGATAAATCCCCGATAATTTCCCGAACAAGGGATCAAGAGTCAACGGTTTATCGGACACGATCTCTCCTCGCATTCAACACGCGCTTCAACCTTGTTTGCAGGCCAGAAAGAAGCAACAGGGCAAACCGTGCCCCAATAGACAATGCACCGGTCGCTTAGAGATACTGTCGTGTCGCGGTCATTGCGGTTATCCTGTCACGCACTTTTGGCGACACACGGAGCACGCGATTTTCTTCCAAGCCAAAGGCCAGCACGATCATCCGCGACCGGAAGCAAAATCTACGTCGGAGGCGCGAAGAAGCGTGGGTGCCGGTAGAAGGGTCAGAGGGTTGGCAGTGCTTTTGGCGAGAGAGGCCGCCCTAGGCTCCAAGGTAATTCGCTATTTCGTATTCGATCgcgttaattgttaattaatccGAGAACAGATTCGCGACCTTTTTATCAGGGGTCGAATAAGATTAAATACCgatttaatagatttttcaAGTAATGTCGGCCGGATAATATATTTGCATCGTTATTTTAATCgctctttaatttataattatatgtcaCGAAACATTTTACggctaaatataattaatacaataattgcacattaatataatttaactacaagcgaaaataaaaaaaatgcaagcgaaaaaagaaacattttacagctaaatataattaatgcagTAATTGCATTGCATAATTTAACTgcaaatgaaaagaaaaacgactcaCCGTAACGAAGAAATCAAGCCGAATTCTCAAGGTCGCGCCTGGTCGCACCTTCctgcaattaataaaaaaaaaatgatatttaatgaaCAAATTCTGCGAAATGCATGTTTCGTTACAGTTAATGTCACTAAGGGGAACTAAAAGACCAAGCACGGACACGCTCGAACAACCGTCGAGAACGACGCAGCCACCCCCACTGATCTCTGATAAAggttattattttgatttattatcaCGTTCGAAATGTATATTAGCCTACTCAAATATACGAGAGCATCGAATATTTGAGTAGGCTCGGTGAACACACACCGACAAGCACTTTCCCTAGCTTTGGCCATAAGACGACAATTGCGCTAGCGAGATGGCGCTAGCGACCAGATCGATACTCGGCGTCCTCGGCGACGAGAAAACTACAGGCGCGCGAAGCGAACTTGAGAATCTAACGACGAGATTAACATTTTTGTAACTTGGCCTCAAACCTATCTGAAATTAATCGAAGCGTACAATTTTGTGATCTATTTGCCTCCCTGAAACctaatttgcaaaatacagCTCTTTATAGTTCTACAATTATCGGAGCATTTCTGGACATTTGCACTACGAAAAGATCTATAAATTGCGTTATGAAATATCCTGTATATTGAGTTTCAGGCCTGAAATGCTTAATCTGTATTGAATTCTTACGGACACAAGTATTAGAGAATCGAATACTCACCGAACATCGTCGTCCCGCGTCCCGGCGATTGCTCCGACAGCAGCAGCTCCAGATTGATGTTTCACATTAAACTGTTTTTACAAAACACGGACACTATTTCGCGAAACGCAATTTTACTAATACCGACCGACGCTTGATTTGCGGAAGATTCGGAATTCCACTTTCGAGCTCGTCGATGTACTCGCGGCACTCGCGACGACCGACGACTCGCGACTCGAGTCGCGCGGCACGGTGCAACAAGTATGACGCTCGAAACTTACTGTAAGTACAGTAACCTCGATTCTCGCGTCGCGAAGCGAGTCGCGCCGAGACCGAACATTGTCGAAGGAGTGTCCCGTTTAACACACTCGCCACGGAAGCGAAAGCGGATTCGCGATTTCCCGGAGACGTACTCGCTTCCTTTCACGCCAAGAGATTACAAGAACGACACCGCCGACGCCGTCTCTCACCCCCTCACCCACCGACGAACGTCCCGAAGCGCGCGAACACGACCATTACCCATACGCAAATGGCAACCAATGGCAGCTTAGGCGGCCTGTGATTGGCTAGCTTTAAATCTTCGCGTTTCATCAACTGCCGCGCATTTTGAACAGAGATAATGTAATAGAATAAACGTAACAACTTTTATCAGTTTCTTTGCTGTAATATCATCTCGATTCGCGACTCTGTGcataaaatgcattaaattttacaattttcagtTTACAAGTTTACAAGTTTACAAGTTTGAATCACCTTGTAAATTATAACTATAGAACGAAAGACACACAAGTCgctatttatattgcatataatattaattattacatgaaatattattgtgtgttaagaaaattatattttttattatgatagtAACGATAAAATTGTTGCAGGATACTCATGCTCGTGCCCGCCCTTCGAATGCATGTGCTCGCTGCAGACGAACGTACCGTCGTATCCGCAGTCACACCATCATCAAACAACATTATACCCTCAACAGCTGCCCGCCACAGACGGGGCTTATTGGCTGCAGGACGTTCCGCCGCAAGAGAACCCCGTTAGTTACTGTTTGCCGAACCAGGTTCCCCAGGAGGCGTCCTATGGCGACTTTCCACCCTTCACGGGCGATCTCTTCCAACCAGAAGAGATCTTTCAACTTGACCAACCCTTGAGGCCGGATTTCTCTGCAAATCCCCAGGACGTGGCTCGCTCGCCACCAACGTTGCTCGACCTCGGCAGCGGCACCATTAAGTACGAAATGAAACAGCAAAATCAAGATCAGGGTTACTGGAACCAGTTTCTCAGCGAAGACTCCAGCAGCAGTCATCTGAGCCTGCCTCAGGATGAGAGACTCCACTTCGCTAACTTCGAGCCCGAGAAGGTCTCCAGTGGGTTTCCTTCCAGGAGAACGATGCACCATTACATTCAAGAAAAGAATCAGAATCAGCCCGCAAATGACGTTCTGAGCTACCAGAATTACCCCCGATCGCAGAGTCAAAAGGGTTTTGTCGAGGGAAACGCGAAGGACGAACATGAGCAGCATGAGTCCTATTGGCCTCAGGATCAACAGGACAACAGGTTACACTTGGAAAGTTTCGAAGTCAAGGAGGAGGATCTCTTGTCTTCGCGCAGAGAGGTCGAGTGTTACAAGAACAGTTGTCAACCCCCGATGGTGAGCAGAGCGGAGTACGGTCTCTACCAGAGGCCGAAGAGCGAGGATTTGCAGGAGACGGCGCGACGCAACTGCAGTCCCGAGGGCAAGCCGTATCCTTTCGATGGCTATCACCAAATGTTCGAGCACGGTGACGTTAAGAATCACCCACACAACCGTGTCGTTCATCAAAATTCAGCCCAGACGAACCTGGACGAGAGACTTCAGGGTTGTTACGGCGGTCAAGAGACGCCGGAAACTGCGGAGAGGCTGTTCCACAACTCCGGCGTGGCGGAAACGTCGGTCCAGTCCCGAAACAGCCCCGAGTCCTTCTTCTATCCCAACAACGAACGTTGCCATTACACCTGTGAGATCCTCGAGCGGGTGCCGCAGATGATGAGCGCCGGGCCGGCGGCTCACGAAACCAACGTCAACAACTACGGCGATCCGGCTACCGCCGACCTGGATCTGCCGCCCTTTGTAGATTACACGCTAGTCGGGATGCTGTGCAGCTCCGCGAACGAGGAGACGTCGAGTCTGCTGCCGGGATGTCCTCAGGACTCGCACAACTACATTCCTCATCATTAGAGAACGTTCTCATCGCGCCACTCTACtcatttgtattatataaataaatataagatagtGTTGCACTTTCTCTCCGAACGGACAGACCCGTTTATTTGCtcgcaattaatttatcaagttGATCCAGAAGGTTGGTCGTTTTCCCATCAacctttgtatttaattagaaaatcgaagctttctggaaaaaaaattgtcttgaATTGTTTCTGGGACAAGAGAAACGTCATGCTAAAATCACATTTTACGTCAGGTTAATACATCCAAAAGTATTTTGCGAATTTTCTTCGGCCAGGCTTAATGTAGGTCTCAAGAATCGGGGTGGAAAAGAAGTCAAGAAGCAGAGCCGGTGTAGCTTGGAAAAAGGTCACAAGATTTATTTGCAACTGATTTATTCGTAACAGATACTCTCACGATCACAATTGTTATGTATGTTATgcaatattactattattattataatattatgccTATGCATTACACTTTCTCGATTACACATGCGCGATATCTTCCTTACTTATCTCCATTATGAGAGAGTTCTCACGTGAGAGTTGGCGTGCGGCGAACGTAACAGGACACACGAACGGAACGGATGCGAGACACGTCCGCGCGATCGCAGGCTGGCCAGGACGAGAGCCTAAAATGATGCAGCGTCAGGAGGGAAAGATGCTACCGAGGAGAAGACGGAGAGGAGAGCGCCCCGATGGGATTTCAACGATTCCCTTCGGCGTTGAGATCGGATGTATGCGACGGAGAATACGGAGATAGGAGGCTTTGCTCTCGCGTCTGAAGCCGTGACAAACCGATCTTATAAATTGCACCATGCGCACGATCGCTATTGTTATTGATCCTTAAACTCGATCAAAACGATCGTATATCATTGCCTCGATCGGCGGTCGATCTTCCGCTGCTGTTTGATTCCCcccacattttttttcttttataaaaaacaagtACTCTGACTTAACACAACATACACATCATTCGTAGCACTTCGCCAGTTTAATCTGATTCAATAAGAGAAATCAACGCCAATTGATTAACGGAAAATCAAAGACGAAATCGAAAATCCTGCGAACCAATCTTGATCTATTCGTCCATATAATTTACTGCCAAATCGCCTAATTGTATATTAtgatctaatttaatttacgaaacaccttatataatttacaaattagttattaaaaaatcttagcCAAATACAAATCGGAACTTTTTCTACAGCTACATCTTTTggcatataaaaaaagcaaaatctCATTAAGTTAGAATTATTACAACGTTAAAcgccttttttttatcttatactTATTTCTTCCAAAAATTCGACCTCGATAATGTTGCTTCTCCTCAtcggaaaattttcttactcgattatctttctttttgtacTTCTTTTTCAATAGGTGCCGAtcaattctaaataaattcaaacaaATGAATTACCAAATCAAACAGAATCAACTTATACGAACGCGTTGCTTTGACATTTAGTTCTTAATTTCatgaaatcaaaataattatcaaaatcaattgataattataattgagcGAAGCAAAGACGCAGTTGCGCACAGATCTTCCTCACTTtcttcgagaaaaatatttcgagcAACAACGTGGTTCGTTAGAGTATCTTCTAAGGACGAAAAATTGGAGTTAGATAATTAGGAGATTGCGCTTTAAAGCCACTGCAACGCTTTATCTTGTGTCACATggtgcaaaaaattatttcaaagatGCACGTAGATAGGACTTGGAGATTTTCAGCGGAAATATAAGCAACAATGTCGAAAGACCGCTCTTCGACTTCGCAGTTTAATATTTCCTCGCCAATCCTCGACCTGTATATTAGgtgtaaattaatatcgcaTACAGACACATCTATCTACACATATTTACAACAGCAGATTGCTCTTCCTTCAGAAATGGTGAGTATCCTTTTAAAGAATTCCATTTTCCGATCATTTTCAAATTACTTGAATTAGTCCGAGGGTCATACAATCTTAGATGACAATGACTTAGAATTTTTTGGAAGTTGCAGATTGCACTTGTGCAAACGCATTTTGTTCTCTTTTTGCAAGGATCGAATAAACGCTATCTACTTCTAAATGTATACGATAAAATCAGAATCACTCGCGTATTTTCAATAGCCACGTCGTTGGTgttgcaaatttataaatatatctaaaaaagagaGCGATCATTCAAGTGTGAGAGTAAGTGAGCTTATCGAAAAATAGTCAGTTCGAAGCAATGTGAAATTTAGTCTCGCATGCCTGGAGGGTTTCGGTGCATCGAGCTTCCCTGGCGCTATCGAACCTACGAAAAAGTTTGGTCTAGTAGGAACCGTAGATGCAAATAAATACAGAAATCGCATGCGGAGATCGAATCTGCGATTCGAATTGAATAACTTTTCATCGTCCTGACAACGATAATAAAACGCTTTAcgatcattttttttacacagcgGTTGCGTTAGTTCGATGTATGCGAGTCCTTTTTTCTCCGTATACGATTTCGTGCGACGAACAATGACGACAATGACGAAAGACGAGGAACGGCGTTTTTGAGAGAGAAGGGAAGCTTAATGTCTCTGTCCGTCCTCGAGAATCCGTGTTAAGGGTCTTCATCGTCTTACgcacgcgtgtgtgtgtgtgtgtgtgcggtGTACACGTGCGTTTCGAATCGAGAAGACAAAAGAGTAATTACAAACTACTACTTCTTCGCAGTACGCCAAAGACGAACGTTTCGTTTCCTCGAGAGGAGCTCGAGGTAGCTTAATATCCTACCGAACGGTTTATCTTACGTATCAGCATATTTTGCAAACCGCCTTTTTTATTGGCGCTCCGTGTTTGCACCAATTCGCGAAACAGTTCGCGTACGAACGATGATCGTCGCCCATCAAAGATCGAGGATTtgttttgcattatttttttattttcatataaaaggAGTAAAGATTCAAGTCACACATGTGTCTGTATCCTCGATCAAGCAAGGAACGGATCGTCGCTCGCACCGCGAGgaattaagtttaattaagtAGAAGTGACTAAGTAGAAGTGAAAACGTGAAGCTAACAATCACAGCTATTGTACTGTACTACGAGCGTTTACGCGTCGCGAGAAACGATAGTAGCATTGTATAATGATACACGATAATGCAACTAAAGGAGTTTACGAGTAATCCTCCGCAAGCGACTCTTTTGTGTGGCGATGAGAACACTCGCGTGGATACCAGTCAAATAATAGaaaaggatatatatatacatatacatatgtgtacatttataaaattttctctacGCGGAGTATAcgcccctctctctctcggagtCAATTCTCCGGTGGGGCATTGCTTAAACTAACGCTTGAAAATTGTATGTAGACGAAGTAAGTAGACTGTACTATAGCCTTTGTCCCATTCATTATTCCTTCGAATGAAACATTGACTTTTACGTTTACCTATCTCTCGAACTTGCTGTTATTACAAAACTTTGTGAAGAGTATCAAGAGAAGACGAAAATGAAAGTAGATGTCTGAAAGTATTCGAAAAGTGAAAAGACAATTTGCGACAAAAAATACGCAAGACGTCAAAAGAGAATCAGCGAAAATATATCGATGTCACGTAGCACGATCTCTTCGTATAAATAACCCGACGTATTAGGTATATTTACGAAATTGCACAACACATTCACGAGACAATTTTCACTTTAGAAAATCTTAGCCCCAAAATCTTTAGGACCTACGAGATTTTTGTACGCAGATATTGCACGCCTCGTACaatagtgtgtgtgtgtgtgtgtgtgtgtgtgtgtgtgtgtatatatagcataatataattatatacatatatatcattatttatatgtatataatatataattatatatgtaaccgAATgcgattatatatgtatatatttataatattatatttataatacattcaCGATATATAAATCGCACGTTCCCATAATATGTCGGTTTTGTAAAACTTATAGCTACATTTTCTTGTCTCACACAATGCAAACATAATTATCGGAATGCGGAGAGAGGAAGCTGAACGTCGTCTGGTGGGACACGCTTTCGTCTTCCCGCATTGTACATCTAATATTGAAGTTTAACAATCCCTCTCTCATACACTGGTCAGCCTATTCGAATTATTGAAAGAGAAAATCGTCGACGACACTCACAtgcctttgttttttttttcgtttatgaAAAAAGGAAAGTCGAAGAATACAAATATCGTTACGCTTCACAGCTAACCACAGCATTCGGCAAATATGTTTCACtcgtttaaaaattacttatatcaCAATAAAACGCCGGCGCATCCTTCCGTCTCATTTCATGTTACCCAACTTGCGCATACCTCTTTCCATGGGTCACCCCCTCCCCCAGCGTTCATCGA
The nucleotide sequence above comes from Temnothorax longispinosus isolate EJ_2023e chromosome 4, Tlon_JGU_v1, whole genome shotgun sequence. Encoded proteins:
- the LOC139812324 gene encoding uncharacterized protein: MVVLSRVGSPTMSATVAGNQQQHHPHQEWDINDSNVPRVVEYDPWCEWADGHVRRVYGPDCEEARRHASGWAMRNTNNHNVSILKKSCLGVLVCSQECVLPGGGRVHLRPAICDKARKKQQGKPCPNRQCTGRLEILSCRGHCGYPVTHFWRHTEHAIFFQAKGQHDHPRPEAKSTSEARRSVGAGRRVRGLAVLLAREAALGSKLMSLRGTKRPSTDTLEQPSRTTQPPPLISDKGYSCSCPPFECMCSLQTNVPSYPQSHHHQTTLYPQQLPATDGAYWLQDVPPQENPVSYCLPNQVPQEASYGDFPPFTGDLFQPEEIFQLDQPLRPDFSANPQDVARSPPTLLDLGSGTIKYEMKQQNQDQGYWNQFLSEDSSSSHLSLPQDERLHFANFEPEKVSSGFPSRRTMHHYIQEKNQNQPANDVLSYQNYPRSQSQKGFVEGNAKDEHEQHESYWPQDQQDNRLHLESFEVKEEDLLSSRREVECYKNSCQPPMVSRAEYGLYQRPKSEDLQETARRNCSPEGKPYPFDGYHQMFEHGDVKNHPHNRVVHQNSAQTNLDERLQGCYGGQETPETAERLFHNSGVAETSVQSRNSPESFFYPNNERCHYTCEILERVPQMMSAGPAAHETNVNNYGDPATADLDLPPFVDYTLVGMLCSSANEETSSLLPGCPQDSHNYIPHH